A stretch of DNA from Pseudodesulfovibrio sp. JC047:
CAAACGCAAAGGCATCTCCATTTCTCAGTGGGCGATAGCCAACGCCTTCCCGCCTAATCTCGTTTACGATGTTCTTGCCGAACGGCGCAACCCGACGCGCGGCCAAACGCACAGGATCGCGGTGACCCTCGGCCTCAAGGATGGCGAGATCGTGAATGATCAGGAACTCGCCACTGCCATCGGAGCATAAGCTCATGATCCTTTCTATACCTACCACAGGACAGGGATGCAATGTCTAATCGACGGTCAAAATTAGACACGCGCATGGTGCAAATG
This window harbors:
- a CDS encoding DNA-binding protein, producing MCIFNVFFDNRLSQTPLTESLEGLQPILRTSEEVRAEFKRKGISISQWAIANAFPPNLVYDVLAERRNPTRGQTHRIAVTLGLKDGEIVNDQELATAIGA